GCTCGATCTTGTGCACGGCGTTGAGGATCGACCACGCCAGCAACGGCTGGTCCGCCTCTGGACGGGCCTGGTCCTCGTAGCGCTTGAGCAACGCACTGGCGATGTAGAGCTGGCTGAGCACGTCGCCCAAGCGACCCGACAGTGACTCCTTGAACTTCAGCTTGCCGCCCAACAGCAGCATCGAGGTGTCGGCGCACAGCGCCAGCGCCGCCGAATAGCGGTTGAGCTTGCGGTAGTAGCGGCGCGTGTACGCATCCCCCGGGGCCTTGCCGACGCTGGCGCCGGTGAGGCCGAACCACAGCGAGCGCACCGCGTTGGAGATCGCGAAACCGATGTGTCCGAACAGGTTGCGGTCGAACTCGCGGACCTGCTCCGGACCCTCGGGCATCATTGCCGCCTTCATTTCCTTGAGCACCCACGGGTGGCACAGGATCGCGCCCTGGCCGAAGATCATCAGCGAGCGCGTCATGATGTTGGCGCCTTCGACGGTGATCGCGATCGGGGCTGCCTGCCATGAGCGGCCGAGGTAGTTCTTCGGCCCAAGGATGATGCCCTTGCCGCCATGGATGTCCATGGCGTCCTGGGCGACCTGACGCCCCATTTCGGTGCAGTGGTACTTGGCGATGGTTGATGGCACGGCGGGGTTTTCACCACGCGCCACAGCCGCAGCGGTGGATTCCGACAGCGCGCTGATGGTGTAGGCGTTGCCGGCGATCCGCGCCAGCGCTTCCTGCACGCCCTCGAATCGCCCGATCGACAGACCGAACTGCTTGCGGATGCGCGCGTAGGCACCGGTTGCGATCGCGCCCATCTTCGCGCCACCGCTGGCGGTGGAGGGCAGGGTGATCGAGCGCCCGATCGACAGCACTTCGACCAGCATCTGCCAGCCCTTGCCGGCCTGCGCTTCGCCACCAATCAGCTGGCTCAGGGGAATGAAAACCTCGCGTCCATCCAAGGGGCCATTCTGGAACGGGCTGTTGAGCGGGAAATGGCGGCGGCCGATATTGATTCCGTCGGTGTCGCGCGGCAGCAGCGCCAGGCTGATGCCGATATCGCGCGTGTCGCCCAGGATGCCGTCCGGGTCATACATGCGGAAGGCCATGCCGATCAGCGTTGCGACCGGCGCCAGGGTGATGTAGCGCTTGTCGAAGGTCAGCTTGACGCCGACCACGTTGGCGCCGTTCCACTCGCCCATGCAGACGATGCCGAAGTCCGGGATGGAGGTCGCATCCGAACCCGCCCACGGACCGGTCAGGGCAAAACACGGAACCTCCCGGCCGTCCGCGAGGCGCGGCAGGTAGTGGTCCTTCTGCTCCTCGGTGCCGTAATGCATGATCAGCTCGGCCGGTCCCAGCGAGTTGGGCACGCCCACCGTCGAGCTCACCACCGAGGAGATCGAGGCCAGCTTCTGGATGACCTTGTGGTTGGCCAGCGCGGAGAATCCGAGCCCACCGTATTCCTTGGGCACGATCATCCCGAAGAAGCGGTTCTTCTTGATGAACTCCCACATCTCCGGCGGCAGGTCGGCGCGCACGTGGGTGATGTCCCAATCGTTGGTCATCTCACACAGCTCTTCGCACGGCCCGTCCAGGAACGCCTGCTCCTCGGCGGTCAGCGTGGGCGCCGGCTGGTCAAGGAGTACCGCCCAGTTCGGTCGACCCGAGAACAGCTCACCTTCGAAACCGACGGTGCCTGCTTCCAGTGCCACGCGCTCGGTATCGCTCAGCGGCGGCAGGATCTTGGTGTAGAAGCCCAGCAGCGGCTTGGTGATGTACGGCAAACGGATCGCTGGCACCAGCAGCGGCACCGCAATCAGGGCGGTGATCAGCGCGACGATGGTGACGGCAACGGCGTTGGCGCCCAGCAGCGCGCATGCCACGAGGGCAGCGGCCGTCAACGCGACCCAGACCGGCAGTCTCAACCGATGGTAGGCGGCGATGCCGGCAAGCAGCAGAAAAGCGATGAAGGGAAGGGCGATACTCATGATGACGCTCCAGCAGCGGTGCGACGGTGGGACTCAGGTTGGTTTGGACGCTGTGGGCGCTCCTGTGCAGGATGCGACCCAACAACATACGCTCGAGTATGGTGTTTGTCCCGCACGCCTGTCAACTGTGACGCACCAGAATAGTGGGCCTTCGCATACGGCTCCCGTCGCTGGCGTACGGTTGCTACACTCGCCCCCCTATGGCCACGTCCCCAGCTGCTTCCGCAACCAAGCCAGCCCGCGCCCGTGCCGCGCGCCTCAGTGCGACCGGCTGGGCTGAAGCTGCACTCGACCTCATCGCCGAGCAGGGAGTGTCGGCGGTGGCGGTGGAACCGCTTGCCCGCCGCCTCGGTGTCACCAAGGGCAGCTTCTACTGGCATTTCCCGTCGCGCGACGCGTTGCTGGTCGCTGCGCTGGAGTTGTGGGAGCGGATGGAAGAGGAGACGGTGTTCGGCCAGCTGGAAGCGGTTGCCGATCCGCGTGAGCGCCTGCGTGCGCTGTTCTCGATGGTGGCGCGCGAGTACAAGACCCACATCATCTACTCCGAGCTGCTCAAGGCGCTGGATCACCCGGCGGTGCAACCGGTCATCGGCCGTGTCTCCGAGCGCCGCCTGGACTACCTCACCGCTTCATTCCGCCAGGCCGGACTCGGCCGGGACGACGCCCGCAACCGTGCCCGCCTGGCCTATTCCGCGTACGTCGGTTTTCTGCAGTTGAACCTGCAGCTGAAACAGACGCGAATGCAACACGACGAGTTCGACAACTACGTCGAACACATGATGACGACGCTGATACCACCGACGGCTTGAAACCGGCTCGTCGGGAATGAGCGGACCTGCGTGAACCACATCCAGATCACGCCTCGCTGGAGGCGAACCACCAGTTGGAGACACTGCCCGTGAACGCATCTTTCATTGACATGTCCGCGCACGCGGGAAGCTCACTGGACTCACTCAACGAGTGGGTGGCGCAGGTTGCAGCGCTTACCCGGCCCGAAGCGGTGCAATGGTGCGACGGCAGCGATGCGGAGAATGATGCATTGACCGCCGCCATGCAGGCCGACGGCACGCTCATCAAGCTCAACGAGAAAACCCATCCCGGCAGTTGGCTGCACCGCTCCGATCCGCAGGACGTGGCGCGGGTGGAGCACCTGACATTCGTGTGTACCACTGACCGCGATGACGCCGGGCCGAACAACCACTGGATGTCGCCGGCCGATGCGCACGCGAAGATCGACGCGCTTTTCGACGGTTGCATGCGCGGCCGCACGATGTATGTCATTCCCTACTGCATGGGTCCGATCGACTCGCCGCTGTCGCGCTGCGGGGTCGAGATCACCGACAGCCCGTACGTCGTGGCCAACATGCGCATCATGACCCGGATGGGTGCACCGGCCCTGGCGCGGATCGAGCGCGAACGGCATTTCGTCAAGGGCCTGCACTCCACCGGCGAGCTGGATCCGGATCGGCGCTTCATCATGCACTTCCCCGAAGAGCTGGCGATCAAGTCCTACGGCTCGGGCTACGGCGGCAACGCCTTGCTGGGCAAGAAGTGCCACGCGCTGCGCATCGCCAGCCATCAGGCGCGCACGGAAGGCTGGCTTGCCGAACACATGCTGATCCTGGGCCTGGAGAATCCGGAGGGCGAAACCCACTACATCGCGGCCGCTTTTCCGTCCGCCTGCGGCAAGACCAACCTGGCGATGCTGATTCCGCCGGAGGGCTATCTCAAGGATGGCTGGAAGGTGACCACCGTGGGCGATGACATCTGCTGGATGCGCCCCGGCAGCGACGGCCGCCTGTACGCGATCAACCCGGAAGCGGGCTTCTTTGGCGTCGCGCCGGGGACTTCGAAAAAATCCAACCCCAATGCGTTGGCGTCGATCCAGTCCAACACCATTTTCACCAACGTCGGCCTCACCGCCGACAACCAGCCGTGGTGGGAAGGCCTGGACGAAGGCGAACCGGTCACGGACTGGCGAGGCGAGCCGTACGACGCGACCA
The genomic region above belongs to Lysobacter avium and contains:
- a CDS encoding phosphoenolpyruvate carboxykinase (GTP) — translated: MSAHAGSSLDSLNEWVAQVAALTRPEAVQWCDGSDAENDALTAAMQADGTLIKLNEKTHPGSWLHRSDPQDVARVEHLTFVCTTDRDDAGPNNHWMSPADAHAKIDALFDGCMRGRTMYVIPYCMGPIDSPLSRCGVEITDSPYVVANMRIMTRMGAPALARIERERHFVKGLHSTGELDPDRRFIMHFPEELAIKSYGSGYGGNALLGKKCHALRIASHQARTEGWLAEHMLILGLENPEGETHYIAAAFPSACGKTNLAMLIPPEGYLKDGWKVTTVGDDICWMRPGSDGRLYAINPEAGFFGVAPGTSKKSNPNALASIQSNTIFTNVGLTADNQPWWEGLDEGEPVTDWRGEPYDATKRPAAHPNSRFTVSARQCPSYSPESENPVGVPISAIVFGGRRPSLVPLVFEARDWTHGVLIGAAMGSETTAAATGAVGVMRRDPMAMKPFCGYNFADYFSHWLDFDNGNNKLPKIFHVNWFRRGAGGDFLWPGFGENLRVLEWMIGRVKGTAGAVETPIGNLPTASDLNLEGVELSGEAMEKLFGFERTGWQQEFASIGEYLEEYGPRMPQALRDEQQRIATLLQD
- a CDS encoding acyl-CoA dehydrogenase, with translation MSIALPFIAFLLLAGIAAYHRLRLPVWVALTAAALVACALLGANAVAVTIVALITALIAVPLLVPAIRLPYITKPLLGFYTKILPPLSDTERVALEAGTVGFEGELFSGRPNWAVLLDQPAPTLTAEEQAFLDGPCEELCEMTNDWDITHVRADLPPEMWEFIKKNRFFGMIVPKEYGGLGFSALANHKVIQKLASISSVVSSTVGVPNSLGPAELIMHYGTEEQKDHYLPRLADGREVPCFALTGPWAGSDATSIPDFGIVCMGEWNGANVVGVKLTFDKRYITLAPVATLIGMAFRMYDPDGILGDTRDIGISLALLPRDTDGINIGRRHFPLNSPFQNGPLDGREVFIPLSQLIGGEAQAGKGWQMLVEVLSIGRSITLPSTASGGAKMGAIATGAYARIRKQFGLSIGRFEGVQEALARIAGNAYTISALSESTAAAVARGENPAVPSTIAKYHCTEMGRQVAQDAMDIHGGKGIILGPKNYLGRSWQAAPIAITVEGANIMTRSLMIFGQGAILCHPWVLKEMKAAMMPEGPEQVREFDRNLFGHIGFAISNAVRSLWFGLTGASVGKAPGDAYTRRYYRKLNRYSAALALCADTSMLLLGGKLKFKESLSGRLGDVLSQLYIASALLKRYEDQARPEADQPLLAWSILNAVHKIELALSDALRNFPVRPVGWLLWALIFPVGRRATPPGDRLSRRAASLLMVPNEARDRMGEGIYLTPTEHNPAGRINSFLAAVVLAEPVERKFLKAMKNSDIEALTFPEQLDEGVREGWITADERGQLQALREMTIETISVDDFDTEELRSAGYKAEPEFEVLDAREHAIS
- a CDS encoding TetR/AcrR family transcriptional regulator gives rise to the protein MATSPAASATKPARARAARLSATGWAEAALDLIAEQGVSAVAVEPLARRLGVTKGSFYWHFPSRDALLVAALELWERMEEETVFGQLEAVADPRERLRALFSMVAREYKTHIIYSELLKALDHPAVQPVIGRVSERRLDYLTASFRQAGLGRDDARNRARLAYSAYVGFLQLNLQLKQTRMQHDEFDNYVEHMMTTLIPPTA